In Eleutherodactylus coqui strain aEleCoq1 chromosome 4, aEleCoq1.hap1, whole genome shotgun sequence, the following are encoded in one genomic region:
- the LOC136624855 gene encoding toll-like receptor 13, translating into MDSTFCLLFLAFLVSSYSPCLGVLRKHCDIMEHEYFQTYSTRMPWKFGGFDELNFSLAAVCKFYNISITEDLKEVPVASDWLFLAIGNVSITPQALSHLPNLSYIYIRGNFVISPVVFHGLEKLSVLWLEQIDNQIIDELDLGGLNMLQELKLSGFPFSSLKKSIFDDLHLLKHLILENNFIKTLSSVTQYLPKLQNLQGLSLYSTSQITLREADCLLNENPTGNMSPIHFNITYLSIDPIYILENNSLCNFPKLSFFGPSICDSALKALKKSGIQEVDSFSFLYSRFSTFHICIYVSLFQIKELQLTNNDIKFIHTSNASCSKLKILDLSYNAIKKVSVSQMKKLKNLQELNLSNNEITTINICSENISMELVNLNLTFNYLTSVIQDQFLCLKQLKTLSLSNNKIQKISKYSFRGMKNLEVLHLESNNLYRLDEFAFAGLFSLKQLTLNENALEEINDWAFEDLRKLEEIAIDVKYLPMWWSKNMVLLKRMSLKALDDVLSIESRFFNLFDDFESLSIKSGAVFIDRCDEFPFHKVKELSLINIYVFACKEGGFQTPLGKFINVEKIGLKVEVFDQFEVNIFNSALANLTKLSFFHLESVNEPGGGSALDIHKLFLGLENLQVLHLVNLRVEDYGSNVLFRDLKSVRFLMIEKENIYRFPDNVLSDMVSLKYIFLPNTQFSCQCNLSWLSQWVTYEKQISFPDFYHQHCFVNAETQNSYLLSFLEENCNTELGFITFIITFVCTLIFMCISLFYESIWWYSLYLLYTIQCWLYNRQRKRERYEYDVFVSYNTHNEQWVTERLLPNLEQNGPPFFKVCIHNRDFEIGRDIVENIVDSIYSSRWTICVITRSYLQSNWCSLEIRMATYRLVAESKDSLILIFLDDIPREELQHYHKLTRIIDKKTYLKWPEDRDGQQLFWARLRKVLAYQDNQKP; encoded by the coding sequence ATGGATTCTACTTTTTGTCTGCTGTTTTTAGCTTTTCTTGTCTCTAGTTATTCTCCCTGTCTTGGCGTACTGAGAAAACACTGTGACATCATGGAGCATGAATATTTTCAGACTTATAGTACTAGAATGCCCTGGAAGTTTGGTGGATTTGATGAACTGAACTTCAGCCTTGCAGCCGTCTGTAAGTTCTATAACATTTCTATAACAGAAGACTTAAAAGAAGTTCCTGTAGCTTCAGACTGGCTTTTCCTTGCAATAGGCAATGTTAGCATTACACCACAAGCTTTATCCCATCTTCCAAACCTAAGTTACATCTATATAAGGGGTAATTTTGTGATTTCACCAGTGGTCTTTCATGGCCTTGAGAAACTCTCTGTTTTGTGGCTGGAACAGATAGACAACCAAATCATTGATGAACTTGATTTAGGAGGACTCAACATGCTGCAAGAGCTCAAATTAAGCGGTTTTCCTTTTTCATCTTTAAAGAAATCGATATTTGATGACCTTCATCTGCTGAAACATCTTATTCTGGAAAACAATTTCATTAAAACTTTATCATCAGTAACTCAATATCTTCCTAAACTCCAAAATCTGCAAGGATTATCTCTCTACAGCACCAGTCAAATTACGTTGAGAGAAGCAGACTGTCTTTTGAATGAAAACCCAACAGGTAATATGAGTCCCATACATTTTAATATAACCTATTTGAGCATTGATCCAATTTATATTCTGGAAAACAACTCATTATGTAACTTTCCAAAACTATCCTTTTTTGGACCTAGTATATGTGATTCAGCTTTAAAAGCTTTGAAAAAATCTGGGATCCAAGAAGTTGACTCGTTTTCATTTTTATATTCTCGATTTTCTACTTTCCACATCTGTATTTATGTATCACTCTTCCAGATAAAGGAACTCCAGCTGACAAATAATGACATAAAGTTTATCCATACTTCCAATGCATCTTGCAGCAAACTGAAAATTCTAGATTTATCATATAATGCTATAAAAAAAGTGTCTGTTTCCCAAATGAAGAAATTGAAAAACTTGCAGGAACTCAACTTGTCAAACAATGAAATTACCACAATTAACATATGTTCTGAGAACATCTCCATGGAGCTTGTTAATCTTAACTTGACCTTTAACTATTTAACTTCTGTAATACAAGATCAATTTCTATGTCTCAAACAACTGAAAACACTTTCACTGAGTAACAATAAAATTCAGAAAATTAGTAAGTATTCGTTTCGTGGCATGAAGAATCTGGAAGTTCTGCATCTAGAAAGTAATAATCTCTACAGATTAGATGAATTTGCATTCGCAGGTCTGTTTTCACTAAAGCAACTGACCTTAAATGAAAACGCCTTAGAAGAAATTAATGACTGGGCCTTTGAGGATCTACGAAAACTTGAGGAGATTGCAATTGATGTTAAATATTTGCCCATGTGGTGGTCAAAGAATATGGTGTTGCTAAAAAGAATGTCCCTGAAAGCACTTGATGATGTCCTTTCAATTGAATCTCGATTTTTCAACCTTTTCGATGACTTTGAAAGTTTGAGCATCAAATCAGGGGCTGTATTTATTGATAGGTGTGATGAATTTCCATTTCACAAAGTTAAAGAACTCAGTTTAATAAATATCTATGTTTTTGCTTGTAAGGAAGGAGGATTTCAGACACCACTGGGAAAATTTATAAATGTGGAAAAGATAGGTTTAAAAGTAGAAGTATTTGATCAATTTGAAGTAAACATTTTTAATTCTGCTCTAGCAAATTTaacaaaactttctttttttcaccttGAAAGTGTAAATGAACCGGGTGGTGGCTCAGCATTAGATATACACAAATTATTTCTTGGCTTGGAAAACCTTCAAGTTCTGCATTTAGTAAATTTGAGAGTAGAGGACTACGGCTCCAATGTTTTGTTTCGGGATTTAAAATCAGTTCGTTTTTTAATGATAGAAAAGGAAAATATTTACAGATTTCCGGACAATGTGCTTTCTGATATGGTTAgtctaaaatatatttttttgccaaATACACAATTTTCTTGTCAATGTAATCTTTCATGGCTAAGTCAGTGGGTGACCTATGAAAAACAAATTTCTTTTCCTGACTTTTATCATCAGCATTGTTTTGTCAATGCCGAAACTCAAAATTCTTATTTGCTCTCCTTCTTGGAAGAGAACTGTAATACCGAGCTTGGTTTCATTACATTCATTATTACATTTGTCTGTACTTTGATATTTATGTGCATCTCCCTTTTCTATGAAAGTATCTGGTGGTATAGTTTATACCTATTGTATACAATCCAATGTTGGCTGTATAATAGACAACGGAAAAGAGAACGCTACGAGTATGATGTATTTGTTTCCTACAATACTCACAATGAACAGTGGGTAACAGAGCGGCTTCTTCCTAACCTGGAGCAAAACGGTCCTCCTTTCTTTAAAGTGTGCATTCATAATCGAGACTTTGAGATTGGTAGAGACATCGTAGAGAACATTGtggatagtatatatagcagtagATGGACAATTTGTGTTATCACTCGCAGTTACCTCCAGAGTAACTGGTGCTCCCTGGAGATAAGAATGGCTACATACAGGCTTGTAGCAGAGAGTAAAGATTCTCTTATCCTAATATTCCTGGATGACATCCCTAGAGAAGAACTTCAACATTACCACAAGCTCACTAGGATTATAGACAAGAAAACCTACCTGAAGTGGCCAGAAGATAGAGATGGGCAGCAGCTGTTCTGGGCCAGACTACGGAAAGTTCTCGCATACCAGGATAACCAGAAGCCATAA